DNA sequence from the Pedobacter schmidteae genome:
ACTATGAAAGCGGCATCAAGTACCAGGGGCTAAACAACCGCCTGTTTATTGATGTAACAGCTTTTTACTATAAGCTAAACAACGCCATTGTAAGGCGCTTGAACCAGGGTGGGAATGAGTATTTTTTGAATGCGGGAGGCACGAAACAAATGGGACTGGAAAGTACCCTTACCTTCCGGATTATTCCATCCAATACATCACATTTTATAAGAGGATTACAACTTCGTAATGCCTATACACTTAGTAACTTTAAGTTTGAACAGTACCAGGACAAAACAGACAACTATTCAGGAAACAGATTAACAGGCGTTCCAAAAACTACATTCGTAAACAATATAGATGTGGAGCTGCCTAAAAATTTCTATGCTTTCCTGCAACATAACTTTACATCCCGCATTCCCTTAAATGACGCCAATACCGTTTATGCTAAAAAATACCATATTCTACAGGCAAAAATTGGCTGGCGAAATTTACGTATTGGTCGCGTTCCTGTTGAAGTTTTTGCCGGTGCAGATAATTTATTGGACGAAAAATATAGTCTCGGCAACGACCTGAATGCCTTAGGAGGCCGCTATTTCAATGCCGCAGCAAGACGCAATTTTTATGGTGGCGTGGCAGTCCGCTTTCAAAAAAAATAGCTGCAAATTCAGCTGAAGGAAAACGGATGACTGTTTTAACAATTTCATCCGTTTTTCCTATCTGCTCCCCCCTCTAGTATAATTACTCTGCCGTCAGCGACAATTTATGTTCTTCTTTAGGTGTCAGTTCAATGCTATTCACTACAATTTCGGTAGAATAACGCTGTTCGCCTTTTTTATCTGTATAGGTTTGGGTATTGAGTTTTCCTTCAATACTAAAGCGTGTTCCTTTTTTGATGACATCCTCAACCAATTCTACTTTTTTATTCCAGAAAATTAAGTTAAACCATTGAGTTTGATTGATGGGTTCACCCGAATTATTCTTATAAAATTCATTCACAGCAATACTGATCCGCGCCATTCTTTTTTCATTTGCAAAATTGATCACTACCGGGTCACTCCCCGCAAACCCCATTAAACGAACACTGTTTTTTACATTTTCCATTTCTTTAATATTTAGTTGACGTTTAGTCAGCATGGCAACTGCCACAATCGCTGATAAAGCAAATCTGAGAAAGATCGCATAAACAAACCTCAGGTTACACGGATATATCCGTTTATATCCGTGTTAATCGGATAATTCTGTAGCATTATTCAATATATTGAATAATCAATACGATAATTAATTAACTTTTTGTTTTATCTCTTGATATATCGTAACTTTAGGATAGAGGCTTATTCCGGCAAACGGAACATCCGCTCTACCATAGAAAAAAATGGAATTAACTGCAACGCGTTTATGTTTGGATTGTAATAGTCAGCTGCACGGGCGGACTGACAAAAAGTTCTGTGACGATCAGTGCAGAAGCAGCTACAATAATAAAATAAGAGCAGCTAGTAACGGCTGTATCAAATCGGTTAACCTAATTCTAAAAAGAAACCGCGACCTGTTGGAAAAGTTTAATCCAAGGGGCAGAACCAAAGTAAGCAGCCTGAAATTAATTGCCGCCGGCTTTGACCTGCGA
Encoded proteins:
- a CDS encoding single-stranded DNA-binding protein; translated protein: MENVKNSVRLMGFAGSDPVVINFANEKRMARISIAVNEFYKNNSGEPINQTQWFNLIFWNKKVELVEDVIKKGTRFSIEGKLNTQTYTDKKGEQRYSTEIVVNSIELTPKEEHKLSLTAE